A single genomic interval of Eriocheir sinensis breed Jianghai 21 chromosome 33, ASM2467909v1, whole genome shotgun sequence harbors:
- the LOC127006813 gene encoding protein Wnt-9a-like isoform X2, producing MDLRKKCEYAGVHGTARRACLRSREVASVLLEAAWVGVTHCQHLMLHERWNCSLDKYRRRIMKRAFPETAFLQAFSAASVTHVVARSCALGRFTRCSCDDTISATAAEKTQAWRWGGCGDNVSYGQRLAQRYFIGRRGGGGGKKRREESPQALKASVTQAFAGSRDFKSQIDVHNAWVGITTVTNAAKKICKCHGPSGSCVMKTCWIQLPAFLTSGGSLKSQYQRSALARIINEAQIMNRASRTPRGGRERGEAARRRRKNRIHGNKLMKTPDEIRESRRDRRGRSMLGEPSQLVYLDASPNFCNRNKFGPGTRGRACERGEGCRRLCCGRGYDTSVAEVTEPCRCRIEFCCEVRCDNCTRQVELYTCK from the exons ATGGATCTGCgcaag AAGTGTGAGTACGCGGGCGTGCACGGGACGGCGAGGAGGGCCTGTCTGCGGTCCAGGGAGGTGGCCAGCGTGCTCCTGGAGGCGGCGTGGGTGGGGGTCACGCACTGCCAACACCTCATGCTGCACGAGAGGTGGAACTGCTCCCTCGACAAGTACAGGCGAAGGATCATGAAGCGAG cCTTCCCGGAGACGGCGTTCCTGCAGGCCTTCTCGGCGGCCTCCGTGACACACGTGGTGGCTCGCAGCTGTGCCCTGGGCCGCTTCACGCGATGCTCCTGTGACGACACGATCTCGGCCACGGCGGCGGAGAAGACGCAGGCGTGGCGCTGGGGCGGCTGCGGCGACAACGTGAGCTACGGCCAGAG ACTCGCCCAGCGGTACTTCATCGGTaggcgcggcggcggcggtggcaagAAGCGGCGGGAGGAGAGCCCTCAAGCCCTCAAGGCCTCCGTCACGCAGGCGTTCGCGGGGAGCAGAGATTTCAAGTCCCAGATCGACGTCCACAACGCCTGGGTCGGCATCACG ACGGTGACCAACGCCGCAAAGAAGATCTGCAAGTGTCACGGCCCGTCCGGCTCCTGCGTGATGAAGACTTGCTGGATCCAGCTGCCGGCCTTCCTGACCTCCGGCGGGAGCCTCAAGAGCCAGTACCAGCGGTCCGCCCTCGCCAGGATCATCAACGAGGCCCAG ATCATGAACCGGGCCAGCAGGACGCCTCGCGGTGGAAGGGAGCGAGGCGAGGCAGCGAGGCGGCGGCGGAAGAACAGGATTCACGGAAACAAGCTCATGAAGACCCCCGACGAAATCCGCGAATCGCGGCGGGACAGACGCGGCCGCTCGATGCTGGGCGAGCCCTCCCAGCTAGTGTACCTCGACGCCTCACCCAATTTCTGCAACAGGAACAAGTTCGGGCCTGGCACGCGGGGGCGGGCATGTGAGCGGGGCGAGGGCTGCCGCCGCCTGTGTTGCGGCCGCGGCTACGACACGAGCGTGGCCGAGGTGACGGAGCCATGTCGGTGCCGCATCGAGTTCTGCTGCGAGGTGCGCTGCGACAACTGTACCCGCCAGGTGGAGCTCTACACGTGCAAGTGA
- the LOC127006813 gene encoding protein Wnt-9a-like isoform X1 gives MRRLCFIAAVSLLLHCLAPDACHAFCGISSRRKVDFTLLASTRDASNLSMDLRKKCEYAGVHGTARRACLRSREVASVLLEAAWVGVTHCQHLMLHERWNCSLDKYRRRIMKRAFPETAFLQAFSAASVTHVVARSCALGRFTRCSCDDTISATAAEKTQAWRWGGCGDNVSYGQRLAQRYFIGRRGGGGGKKRREESPQALKASVTQAFAGSRDFKSQIDVHNAWVGITTVTNAAKKICKCHGPSGSCVMKTCWIQLPAFLTSGGSLKSQYQRSALARIINEAQIMNRASRTPRGGRERGEAARRRRKNRIHGNKLMKTPDEIRESRRDRRGRSMLGEPSQLVYLDASPNFCNRNKFGPGTRGRACERGEGCRRLCCGRGYDTSVAEVTEPCRCRIEFCCEVRCDNCTRQVELYTCK, from the exons ATGAGGCGCTTGTGCTTCATCGCCGCCGTGTCGCTCCTCCTGCACTGCCTCGCCCCCGACGCCTGCCACGCCTTCTGCGG CATATCGAGCAGAAGGAAGGTGGACTTCACTCTGCTGGCCTCCACGCGCGACGCTTCCAACCTCTCCATGGATCTGCgcaag AAGTGTGAGTACGCGGGCGTGCACGGGACGGCGAGGAGGGCCTGTCTGCGGTCCAGGGAGGTGGCCAGCGTGCTCCTGGAGGCGGCGTGGGTGGGGGTCACGCACTGCCAACACCTCATGCTGCACGAGAGGTGGAACTGCTCCCTCGACAAGTACAGGCGAAGGATCATGAAGCGAG cCTTCCCGGAGACGGCGTTCCTGCAGGCCTTCTCGGCGGCCTCCGTGACACACGTGGTGGCTCGCAGCTGTGCCCTGGGCCGCTTCACGCGATGCTCCTGTGACGACACGATCTCGGCCACGGCGGCGGAGAAGACGCAGGCGTGGCGCTGGGGCGGCTGCGGCGACAACGTGAGCTACGGCCAGAG ACTCGCCCAGCGGTACTTCATCGGTaggcgcggcggcggcggtggcaagAAGCGGCGGGAGGAGAGCCCTCAAGCCCTCAAGGCCTCCGTCACGCAGGCGTTCGCGGGGAGCAGAGATTTCAAGTCCCAGATCGACGTCCACAACGCCTGGGTCGGCATCACG ACGGTGACCAACGCCGCAAAGAAGATCTGCAAGTGTCACGGCCCGTCCGGCTCCTGCGTGATGAAGACTTGCTGGATCCAGCTGCCGGCCTTCCTGACCTCCGGCGGGAGCCTCAAGAGCCAGTACCAGCGGTCCGCCCTCGCCAGGATCATCAACGAGGCCCAG ATCATGAACCGGGCCAGCAGGACGCCTCGCGGTGGAAGGGAGCGAGGCGAGGCAGCGAGGCGGCGGCGGAAGAACAGGATTCACGGAAACAAGCTCATGAAGACCCCCGACGAAATCCGCGAATCGCGGCGGGACAGACGCGGCCGCTCGATGCTGGGCGAGCCCTCCCAGCTAGTGTACCTCGACGCCTCACCCAATTTCTGCAACAGGAACAAGTTCGGGCCTGGCACGCGGGGGCGGGCATGTGAGCGGGGCGAGGGCTGCCGCCGCCTGTGTTGCGGCCGCGGCTACGACACGAGCGTGGCCGAGGTGACGGAGCCATGTCGGTGCCGCATCGAGTTCTGCTGCGAGGTGCGCTGCGACAACTGTACCCGCCAGGTGGAGCTCTACACGTGCAAGTGA